A window of Eubacterium sp. 1001713B170207_170306_E7 contains these coding sequences:
- the dnaB gene encoding replicative DNA helicase encodes MINPKTPPHNLEAEQSVLGAILLEESNIARAEELLSPDDFYSTANARIFECMLALHDERRPIDTVTLINMLKNRGVLEEIGGPAYIAGLVDQVPMYTNYEEYCKIVQEKSVIRNLIDTATEILNESYGQYDDVESVIESAEQSIFKVSQGKKRGDFEPISETLGETLMQIETIQQNQGNLTGLTTGFAELDLYTSGLQRSDLIFVAARPSMGKTAFALNLAQNAALKENAAVAIFSLEMSKAQLVQRMLCAESLVDSNKIRTGELSPEDWESISLGYSHLYNTNIFIDDTPGVTLSEVRSKCRRLKTEKGLDMILIDYLQLMSGRGKAENRQNEISEISRGLKSLAREMDCPLICLSQLSRAPDARTDHHPMLADLRESGSIEQDADVVMFLYRDYYYNKESEPHIAELDIAKQRNGPTGRLKLAWLPEYTKFNDPAPDFYEDPGY; translated from the coding sequence GTGATTAATCCAAAAACCCCACCCCATAACCTTGAAGCAGAGCAGTCAGTGCTCGGGGCGATTTTGCTGGAAGAATCCAATATTGCCAGGGCGGAAGAACTGCTGTCGCCGGATGATTTTTACAGCACCGCCAATGCCAGAATATTCGAGTGTATGCTGGCACTGCATGACGAGAGACGGCCCATTGATACCGTAACCCTGATCAATATGCTTAAAAACCGGGGTGTTCTTGAAGAAATCGGCGGGCCGGCCTATATCGCTGGTCTGGTTGATCAGGTTCCCATGTACACCAACTATGAGGAATACTGTAAGATTGTTCAGGAAAAATCGGTTATACGAAACCTGATTGACACCGCCACCGAAATCCTTAATGAAAGCTACGGCCAGTACGATGACGTGGAATCCGTCATCGAAAGCGCCGAACAGAGTATTTTTAAGGTTTCACAGGGAAAAAAACGCGGGGATTTTGAGCCCATCAGCGAAACCCTGGGCGAAACCCTGATGCAGATTGAAACCATCCAGCAGAATCAGGGTAACCTGACCGGCCTGACCACAGGCTTTGCAGAGCTTGACCTTTATACCTCCGGCCTGCAGCGGTCAGATTTGATCTTTGTGGCGGCGCGCCCCTCCATGGGTAAAACCGCCTTTGCCTTAAACCTGGCCCAGAACGCCGCCCTGAAGGAAAACGCCGCGGTGGCCATCTTCAGCCTTGAAATGTCCAAGGCCCAGCTGGTACAGCGTATGCTCTGCGCGGAATCCCTGGTCGACAGCAACAAGATCCGTACCGGCGAGCTCTCGCCGGAGGACTGGGAGAGCATCTCCCTTGGCTACAGCCATTTGTACAATACCAATATCTTTATTGACGATACCCCGGGGGTGACGCTGTCAGAGGTAAGATCAAAATGCCGGCGGCTCAAAACCGAAAAAGGGCTTGACATGATTCTCATCGACTACCTCCAGCTCATGAGCGGCAGAGGAAAAGCGGAAAACCGCCAGAATGAAATCTCGGAAATCTCCCGCGGCCTGAAGAGCCTTGCCCGTGAAATGGACTGCCCGCTGATCTGCCTGTCACAGCTCAGCCGTGCACCGGATGCAAGGACCGACCATCATCCCATGCTCGCCGACCTCCGTGAGTCTGGGTCCATCGAGCAGGACGCCGATGTGGTGATGTTTTTGTACCGTGATTATTATTACAATAAAGAATCAGAGCCACACATTGCAGAGCTCGATATCGCCAAACAGCGTAACGGCCCGACCGGCCGTCTGAAGCTTGCCTGGCTGCCTGAATACACCAAATTCAACGATCCCGCTCCCGACTTTTACGAGGACCCGGGGTATTGA
- a CDS encoding FAD-dependent protein: MNKYDVIIIGAGPAGIFAALELKKEKPELSILMLEKGNAIEKRICPKRKTGVCVGCKPCNITTGFAGAGAYSDGKLSLSPDVGGELPDYIGYEKTEALIAYVDEHYLRFGADPRVHGMDNPDKIREIRTKAIQSNLKLIECPIRHMGTEVGYTIYKRIQDHLIQDLGVEIKFRDPVKSLIVEKGVAVGVNADSEYYADKILASVGRDGSEWFKAMCDTYGVATTVGKVDIGVRLETRNEIMKEINDALYEGKLVYYTPTFDDAVRTFCSNPGGVVSTEYYDDNLAVVNGHSYKADELKTDNTNFALLVSKGFTEPFNAPIAYGKHIASLGNMLTGNKILVQRYGDFIRGRRTNEERLHRNNIRPTLKDAVPGDLCLVLPYRIMKDIDEMIQALDHVSPGLASDETLLYGVEVKFYSNKVAVDENFQTNIKNLYVLGDGAGITRGLMQASVNGVYVARNLFN; the protein is encoded by the coding sequence ATGAACAAGTATGATGTCATTATAATCGGCGCCGGCCCTGCCGGCATTTTTGCTGCGCTTGAGCTTAAAAAAGAAAAGCCCGAGCTCAGTATTTTAATGCTGGAAAAAGGAAACGCCATTGAGAAAAGAATTTGTCCAAAGCGCAAAACCGGCGTGTGTGTAGGCTGTAAGCCCTGCAACATCACGACCGGGTTTGCCGGAGCCGGTGCTTACTCGGACGGCAAGCTCTCCCTGTCGCCGGATGTTGGCGGAGAGCTGCCGGATTACATCGGTTATGAAAAAACCGAAGCGCTTATCGCTTATGTGGACGAGCACTATCTGCGCTTTGGGGCAGACCCCAGGGTACATGGAATGGATAATCCGGACAAGATCCGTGAGATAAGAACAAAAGCGATCCAGAGCAACTTAAAGCTGATTGAATGCCCGATACGCCACATGGGCACAGAGGTAGGCTACACTATTTATAAGCGCATCCAGGATCATCTGATTCAGGATCTCGGGGTTGAAATCAAATTCCGTGATCCGGTAAAAAGTCTGATCGTGGAGAAGGGTGTAGCAGTCGGCGTAAATGCCGACAGTGAATATTATGCGGATAAAATTTTAGCCAGTGTCGGCCGGGATGGTTCAGAGTGGTTCAAAGCCATGTGCGACACCTACGGCGTCGCCACCACGGTGGGAAAGGTGGACATCGGTGTCCGTCTTGAAACACGCAACGAAATTATGAAGGAAATCAATGACGCCCTCTACGAGGGAAAGCTGGTTTACTACACGCCCACCTTTGACGACGCGGTGCGGACCTTCTGCTCAAATCCTGGCGGAGTGGTTTCAACTGAGTATTATGATGATAATCTGGCAGTGGTCAACGGCCACAGCTACAAAGCGGATGAGCTGAAAACCGACAACACCAATTTCGCCTTACTGGTCTCCAAAGGCTTTACAGAGCCCTTCAATGCGCCCATCGCTTACGGCAAACACATCGCCAGCCTTGGGAATATGCTGACCGGGAATAAAATACTGGTGCAGCGCTACGGCGATTTTATCAGAGGCCGCAGAACCAACGAGGAGCGGCTTCACCGCAACAATATACGACCGACCCTCAAGGATGCGGTGCCGGGAGATTTATGCCTGGTGCTGCCTTACCGTATTATGAAGGATATCGACGAAATGATCCAGGCCCTGGATCATGTATCGCCGGGACTGGCCAGCGATGAGACACTGCTCTACGGGGTGGAGGTCAAGTTTTATTCCAACAAGGTGGCCGTGGACGAAAATTTTCAGACCAATATTAAAAATCTGTATGTGCTGGGCGACGGCGCGGGCATTACCCGTGGTCTGATGCAGGCCTCGGTCAATGGCGTCTACGTGGCGAGAAATTTGTTCAATTAA
- the rsmI gene encoding 16S rRNA (cytidine(1402)-2'-O)-methyltransferase produces the protein MPGKLYIVGTPIGNLEDITLRALRVLEEADVVAAEDTRHTVKLLNHFELKKHLLAYHQHNEQSGSEKLLELLTEGKSIALVSDAGMPIISDPGSVIVSRCKEAGIPVEVVPGPNAGLCALVLSGIDARAFTFMGFLGKQNKEIREGIGKIAASENTVILYETPHRLVKTLEAMVQVIPDRKMSISREITKKYEETRTGTVQEHLDWYSDNPPKGEFVLVIEGGDGLPAGSQDLTSLSLEDHMAHYQDQGMGEKEAMKQVAKDRGVSKRDVYNELKR, from the coding sequence ATGCCGGGAAAATTATACATTGTGGGAACGCCCATCGGCAATCTTGAGGATATTACGCTGAGAGCCCTCCGGGTTTTGGAAGAGGCAGATGTGGTTGCCGCGGAGGACACCCGCCATACTGTCAAGCTGCTCAATCATTTTGAGTTGAAGAAGCACCTGCTGGCCTACCATCAGCACAATGAGCAGAGCGGCAGTGAAAAGCTGCTGGAGCTCTTGACAGAGGGAAAAAGCATTGCTTTGGTCAGCGACGCGGGAATGCCCATTATCTCTGACCCGGGCTCAGTCATTGTCAGCCGGTGTAAGGAAGCCGGAATTCCGGTGGAGGTGGTGCCTGGGCCAAACGCAGGACTCTGCGCCCTTGTGCTCTCGGGCATTGACGCCCGGGCCTTTACCTTTATGGGGTTTTTGGGAAAGCAGAATAAGGAAATCCGGGAAGGTATCGGGAAAATAGCCGCATCCGAAAATACCGTTATTCTCTACGAAACGCCCCATAGGCTGGTGAAAACACTGGAAGCCATGGTTCAGGTCATTCCGGACCGAAAAATGAGTATTTCCAGGGAAATAACAAAAAAATACGAGGAGACCCGTACGGGCACGGTTCAGGAGCATCTGGACTGGTATTCTGATAATCCGCCCAAGGGCGAGTTTGTGCTGGTCATTGAGGGCGGCGACGGGCTTCCGGCGGGCAGCCAGGATTTGACGTCCCTTTCATTGGAAGATCACATGGCCCATTACCAAGACCAGGGCATGGGCGAAAAGGAAGCCATGAAGCAGGTGGCGAAAGACCGCGGCGTGAGCAAGCGGGACGTTTATAATGAACTGAAACGGTAG
- the metG gene encoding methionine--tRNA ligase, which produces MEEKKTFYVTTPIYYPSGDLHIGHTYTTVAADTLTRFKKLTGYDTYFLTGTDEHGQKIQKVAEEKGVTPQAYVDDVVGRIKELWKLMNINYDQFIRTTDPEHQKTIQQIFKKLYDQGDIYKGKYEGWYCTPCESFWTESQLVDGNCPDCGRPVEKASEEAYFFKMSKYADRLLQYIEDHPDFIQPESRKNEMINNFIKPGLQDLCVSRTSFSWGVPVTFDPGHVVYVWIDALPNYISALGYMNDKPQLMDQYWPANVHLVGKDIIRFHTIYWPIILMALDLPLPGHVYGHGWILLKGGKMSKSVGNVVDPVELAQKYGVDALRYHVLREMTYGADGIYNEDLLVSHINSDLANDLGNLLSRTVAMTVKYFDGVIPAERESGDFDADLIALAEETPGVVEDYMNKLDFSRALEAIWKLVSRTNKYIDETQPWVLIKDPEKKARLAMVMYNLTESLRIISVLVSSAMPDTGVKIADELKVPDELRTWESIQSFGKYPDGIQVERCEPIFPRIEVKKEKPEQKQQPKKEKQAKQEEKAEVPEGLITIDDFARVEMKVAEVIACEQHPDADRLLVFQLDLGTEKRQIISGIAKYYKPEDLVGKKVIVCTNLKPVMLRGLESNGMILSAVKGKKLSILTVDGDVIPAGGKVS; this is translated from the coding sequence ATGGAAGAAAAGAAAACTTTTTATGTCACGACCCCGATCTATTACCCGAGCGGGGATTTACACATCGGTCATACCTACACCACAGTAGCCGCCGATACCCTGACCCGTTTTAAAAAGCTGACGGGCTACGATACCTATTTTCTGACCGGTACAGATGAACACGGCCAGAAGATTCAGAAGGTTGCCGAAGAAAAGGGCGTTACCCCCCAGGCCTATGTGGATGACGTGGTGGGAAGAATTAAGGAGCTGTGGAAGCTGATGAACATCAACTATGATCAGTTTATCCGAACCACAGACCCGGAACACCAAAAAACCATCCAGCAGATTTTTAAAAAGCTTTATGACCAGGGCGATATCTATAAAGGAAAATACGAGGGCTGGTACTGCACCCCCTGCGAATCCTTCTGGACCGAAAGCCAGCTGGTGGACGGCAACTGCCCCGACTGCGGACGTCCGGTAGAAAAAGCCTCTGAGGAAGCTTACTTCTTTAAAATGTCCAAATACGCGGACCGCTTATTACAGTACATAGAGGACCACCCGGATTTTATCCAGCCGGAGTCCCGGAAGAATGAAATGATCAACAACTTCATCAAGCCCGGACTTCAGGATCTCTGCGTTTCCAGAACCTCCTTCAGCTGGGGCGTTCCCGTAACCTTTGACCCGGGGCATGTGGTGTATGTGTGGATCGACGCCCTGCCGAATTATATCTCGGCCCTTGGTTACATGAATGACAAGCCCCAGCTCATGGATCAATACTGGCCGGCAAATGTACATCTGGTCGGAAAAGACATTATCCGCTTCCATACCATCTATTGGCCGATTATCCTCATGGCGCTGGATCTGCCGCTGCCGGGGCACGTATACGGCCACGGCTGGATTCTGTTAAAGGGCGGTAAAATGTCCAAATCTGTGGGTAATGTTGTCGACCCGGTTGAACTGGCTCAAAAATACGGTGTGGATGCCCTGCGCTATCACGTGCTGCGTGAAATGACCTACGGCGCGGACGGTATCTACAACGAAGACCTGCTGGTCAGCCACATCAATTCCGACCTGGCCAATGACCTGGGCAATCTGCTGAGCCGTACAGTGGCCATGACCGTGAAATATTTTGACGGGGTGATCCCGGCTGAGCGCGAAAGCGGCGATTTTGACGCGGACCTCATCGCATTGGCAGAGGAAACCCCCGGCGTTGTGGAAGATTACATGAACAAGCTGGATTTCAGCCGCGCGCTGGAAGCCATCTGGAAGCTGGTCTCCCGTACCAACAAATACATTGATGAAACCCAGCCCTGGGTCTTGATCAAAGACCCTGAAAAGAAAGCCCGTCTGGCAATGGTTATGTATAATCTGACAGAGTCGCTCAGAATAATTTCTGTGCTCGTAAGCTCTGCAATGCCGGATACCGGCGTTAAGATTGCCGATGAGCTCAAGGTGCCGGATGAACTCAGAACCTGGGAGAGTATCCAGTCCTTTGGAAAATACCCGGACGGTATCCAGGTAGAGCGCTGTGAGCCGATCTTCCCGAGAATTGAAGTAAAGAAGGAAAAACCAGAGCAGAAACAGCAGCCGAAAAAGGAAAAACAGGCGAAGCAGGAAGAGAAAGCCGAGGTGCCGGAAGGTCTGATCACCATTGACGATTTTGCCAGGGTTGAGATGAAGGTCGCGGAGGTTATCGCCTGTGAGCAGCACCCTGACGCGGACCGCCTGCTGGTATTCCAGCTGGACCTGGGCACAGAAAAACGCCAGATTATCTCCGGCATCGCCAAGTACTACAAGCCTGAAGACCTTGTGGGTAAAAAGGTGATTGTGTGTACCAATCTGAAACCGGTAATGCTGCGCGGGCTCGAGTCCAACGGGATGATCCTTTCCGCTGTAAAAGGTAAAAAACTGAGCATTCTGACCGTTGACGGCGACGTGATCCCAGCCGGCGGGAAAGTAAGCTAA